In a single window of the Enoplosus armatus isolate fEnoArm2 chromosome 15, fEnoArm2.hap1, whole genome shotgun sequence genome:
- the LOC139297757 gene encoding B2 bradykinin receptor-like: protein MALLPTSVPANFSTSSINVDQNNTNIIRCPEKEPQWVYIVVPVYILLISVLGIVFNMFVLMVFCLHKKACTVAEIYLSNLAAADLVLVSCLPFWAVNIKRGFDWPFGLFLCKVVNVGIKMNAYCSIYFLVLVSIDRYVALVHTMSYGRMRRPKYAKLGCVVVWGLCLLLSVPTLIYRKLKHRGKITECHSSYSATEFLMYNVMLTIFSFIIPIAIISFCTIKIIQAVNNRLMERLNSQKMEHKATTLVLAVLLAFLICWVPYHLTRMVYMLKDVKVLTGCRLIEILNICRQIFTYFAFFNSVLNPILYVIVGKNFRKKVKELFKQWSINRTTFTITSTRSTLLRSVNSQNTRS from the exons ATGGCTCTTCTACCTACAAG CGTCCCCGCTAACTTCAGCACCTCATCTATAAATGTAGACCAAAACAACACGAATATCATTAGATGTCCTGAAAAAGAACCCCAATGGGTCTATATTGTGGTGCCGGTGTACATCCTGCTCATCTCTGTGCTGGGAATCGTGTTTAATATGTTTGTCCTGATGGTTTTCTGCCTTCATAAGAAGGCCTGCACCGTGGCTGAGATCTACTTGAGCAACCTGGCCGCTGCTGACCTTGTCCTGGTGTCCTGTTTGCCTTTCTGGGCTGTCAACATAAAGAGGGGTTTTGACTGGCCTTTTGGTCTGTTCCTGTGCAAAGTCGTCAACGTGGGCATTAAGATGAACGCCTACTGCAGCATCTACTTCCTCGTTCTGGTTAGCATAGATCGTTATGTGGCGCTGGTGCATACAATGTCCTATGGCAGAATGCGTAGGCCAAAATATGCCAAACTGGGCtgtgtggtggtgtgggggTTGTGCTTGCTCCTGAGTGTCCCAACGCTCATCTACAGGAAATTGAAACATAGAGGGAAAATTACTGAGTGCCATAGTAGTTACTCCGCCACTGAATTTCTGATGTATAACGTGATGCTGACTATATTCAGCTTCATCATCCCCATTGCCATTATTTCCTTCTGCACAATCAAGATTATTCAAGCTGTGAATAACCGGTTAATGGAGAGGTTAAACTCCCAGAAAATGGAGCATAAGGCCACCACTCTGGTGCTGGCGGTCCTCCTGGCGTTCCTGATCTGCTGGGTGCCATACCACCTTACTAGGATGGTATACATGCTCAAAGATGTTAAAGTCCTGACAGGTTGTAGGCTCATCGAGATCCTGAATATCTGCAGGCAGATCTTCACCTACTTCGCCTTCTTCAACAGTGTTCTCAACCCCATCCTATACGTCATTGTAGGAAAAAACTTCCGGAAGAAAGTTAAGGAACTCTTCAAGCAGTGGAGCATAAACAGAACAACCTTCACTATCACCTCCACACGCTCAACCTTGTTAAGAAGTGTTAACTCTCAGAATACCCGAAGCTGA